The Pigmentiphaga aceris DNA segment CCGCAATGCGCCAGCAACAAGGAGGTACGCATGCGCCCCAAGATCATCTGTCATCTGGTCAGTTCAATTGACGGCCGCTTGCTGGCCGACCGCTGGGTTCCGACCGACACGCCGTCGTGCGTGGTGACTACATCCACACGTCGGGCACGACTCGGCACCCGATTGGATTCCGATGGATTCATCGTCGGCAGCAGCAGTCTGGCGGCATTGCCTTCCGTGATGGCGGGTTCAGCCAAATCGGGCACGCGCCGCGTGGCCCTTGGTGGCAAGGACACCGGGCAAGGCGACCATTACGGCGCACGCAATGGCCGCAAGCTTGCCGTCGTCATCGACCTGGACGGCACGCTGCATTACGACAGTGACGACGCCGATGGCCACCACATCGTCACCCTGCTGGGTGACCACGTGCCGGAGACGTATTTGGCCGAGTTGCGCGCAGTGGGCGTGTCGTATCTGTTTGCAGGCCCGGACGGGCGCAATCTGGCCGATGCGCTGGCACAGCTTGGCGAAGATTTCGGTGTAGACACCCTGTTGCTTGAAGGCGGAGGGCGGCTCAACAGCACCTTCATGCATGCCGGCCTGATCGATGAGATCAGCTTGCTGGTGTGCCCGGTCATCAATGACTTGCCGGGTGGCATCAACACCTGGGAATACACCGGCACCTTGGATGAGCAGGTGGTGGCCAGGCGATACCTGAGCCACATGGCAACGGAAACACTGAATGGCGGCATGGTCTGGCTGCGGTACGCCGTGCTGGAACC contains these protein-coding regions:
- a CDS encoding dihydrofolate reductase family protein codes for the protein MRPKIICHLVSSIDGRLLADRWVPTDTPSCVVTTSTRRARLGTRLDSDGFIVGSSSLAALPSVMAGSAKSGTRRVALGGKDTGQGDHYGARNGRKLAVVIDLDGTLHYDSDDADGHHIVTLLGDHVPETYLAELRAVGVSYLFAGPDGRNLADALAQLGEDFGVDTLLLEGGGRLNSTFMHAGLIDEISLLVCPVINDLPGGINTWEYTGTLDEQVVARRYLSHMATETLNGGMVWLRYAVLEPKASDVACTVYADDVFCDYSRC